Proteins from a single region of Hordeum vulgare subsp. vulgare chromosome 6H, MorexV3_pseudomolecules_assembly, whole genome shotgun sequence:
- the LOC123404914 gene encoding uncharacterized protein LOC123404914 — protein sequence MGLWNYSRKGKHDHEAGSSSGRRRGSVKEEAETRTPVPWSDVHLPNAWHLSADRVPIPPVPTSGHARRDEIERRHRLLPDDLYYDDRYVADSTLWDTWLRDEHDMRRASYFAGTALGPRRAHEVRGLTRVRGRTRVRGLTPTPSPSPGTPRHGRRCCGHLQASSPPPRTRDRRPTSGRHRPTSTSSATATTTTPAASEDGDDHGIDRKTASKEGGEKKGKKKSKKSVETYKIYIFKVLKQVHPDIGISSKAMSIRNSFINDIFEKLAGESTKLARYNKKPTITSREIQTSVRLVLPGELAKHAVSKGTKAVTKFTSSYASSSFLKSTGICM from the exons ATGGGGCTGTGGAACTACAGCCGCAAGGGGAAGCACGACCACGAGGCTGGCTCCTCGTCGGGACGTCGTCGCGGCTCTGTGAAGGAGGAGGCC GAGACGAGGACACCGGTCCCGTGGAGCGACGTCCACCTCCCCAACGCATGGCACCTCTCCGCCGACCGGGTCCCGATCCCTCCGGTGCCGACGAGCGGCCATGCGCGCCGCGACGAGATCGagcgccgccaccgcctcctccccgacGACTTGTACTACGACGACAGGTACGTCGCCGACTCCACCCTCTGGGACACGTGGCTCAGGGACGAGCACGACATGCGGCGCGCCTCCTACTTCGCCGGCACGGCCTTGGGGCCGCGGCGGGCACACGAGGTGCGCGGGCTTACACGGGTGCGTGGGCGTACACGGGTGCGCGGCCTCACGCCCACGCCCTCGCCTTCCCc CGGGACGCCTCGCCATGGGAGGAGGTGCTGCGGGCACCTACAAGCTTCCAGCCCGCCCCCGCGCACCAGGGACCGTCGGCCCACCTCTGGACGCCACCGGCCTACATCGACCTcgtcagcgacggcgacgacgacgacaccggcgGCCAGTGAAGACGGCGATGACCACGGCATCGACCGGAAGACGGCGTCCAAGGAGGGCGgcgagaagaagggcaagaagaagtCTAAGAAGAGCGTGGAGACGTACAAGATCTACATCTTCAAGGTGCTCAAGCAGGTGCACCCTGACATCGGCATCTCCTCCAAGGCCATGTCCATCAGGAACTCCTTCATCAACGATATCTTCGAGAAGCTCGCCGGCGAGTCTACCAAGCTCGCGCGATACAACAAGAAGCCCACCATCACCTCCCGGGAGATCCAGACCTCCGTCCGCCTCGTCCTCCCCGGCGAGCTCGCCAAGCACGCCGTCTCCAAGGGCACCAAGGCCGTTACCAAGTTCACCTCATCCTACGCGTCTTCCTCGTTTCTTAAATCCACCGGAATCTGTATGTAG